CTTACACAGAAATTCAACATCCGCCAGCCCTATAGATTGGTTCTGGCTATTTTTCTGGGGATTAATCACACACCCTTTATTAGATAGCTGTACTAATTATGGCACAATGCTCTTTTATCCGTTTAGTGATTTTAGAGTAGCCTTTCGTACAATATACATCATTGACCCCTTATATACCCTTCCATTGCTTGTAGCTACAATAGCTGTGTTGTTTATGAGAAGGAATTCCAGAACAAGAAAAAATACGGCACGTCTGGCTATCATACTTAGTACTGCCTACCTCCTACTAACTTCAGCTAATAAGCTATATGTCAACCATGTAGTAAAGCATAGCCTTGAAGAACAGCAGATAAGTCATGAGAAATTTATGAGCTCACCCACCTTTTTTAATAATTTGTTATGGTCGGTAATTGTAAAAAGCGGCTCAGATTATTATGTAGGCTATTACTCAATTTTAGATAATAAGAAGCAGATAGATTTTAATAAGATTAGCCAACAAAAAGGTATGCTTTTGCCTTATTTACAGAAGGCGAAGGCAGAAGACCGTCAACTCATTCTGGAGCTTTTAGAGTTTACCGAGTATTTTTATCTGCTTGAACCTGTAGGCGATAAGTTAAACCTTTACGATTTGAGGTTTGGTAAGCTTAGTGGATGGTTTGACGATGCCCAAAACTATATTTTTACTTTCAGCATCAACTCACAGGAGGAAGAGCTTAGGATAGAAAGAGTAGATGCTAAGCTTGAACTACAAAGAGAAGATTTTTTACGTCTGCTAAAACGAACCAAAGGAAACTAAACTATGGAAACGAATAAAAGTGCCCTTATTGTAGGGGCTACAGGGCTTATAGGTGGTCAGCTCTTGCGTATACTTAAACACCACCCCTACTATCAAAAAATTTACGTGCTCACTCGCCGTACGCTTGATATTAAAAATGAGCGAGTAGACGAGCTGGTTGTAGACTTTGACAAACTTAGTATAGACGAGCTGCCACAGGTAGATGATATTTATTGCTGCCTGGGTACTACCATGAAAAAAGCAGGCTCTAAAGAAGCTTTTCGTAAAGTAGATTATCATTACCCCCTCAAGATAGCAAGCTTAGGCATAGAAAAAGGAGCGAAACAGTTTATGCTGGTTTCTTCCATGGGAGCTGATAAAAACTCACGATTTTTTTACAATCAGGTAAAGGGAGAGGTAGAAGAAAGTTTAGGTAGCTTAGACTATCAGGCTTTGCATATTTTCCGCCCTTCTATACTTTTGGGAGAAAGAAACGAAAACAGAACAGGTGAGCAGATCGGTCAGGTAGTCATGAAAACACTAAGCCCTCTCTTATTAGGCGGACTAAAAAACTACCGCCCTATAAAAGGAAAAAGAGTAGCACAGGCTATGTTTATCGCCGCTAAACAAAACCTGCAAAGTGCTCACCTTTTTGAGTCAGAAAAAATAAAAGTATTAGCTAAAAGCGAATTATGATTGCCGTTACTCAACGCGTTAGTGAAGCTACAGTAAGCATTGAAAATCAGACCAAAGGAGAAATTAAACAGGGGCTAATGGTTCTGCTAGGCATAGAAGATGCCGATAAGGATGAAGATATAGAGTGGCTCAGTCGGAAACTTATTAATCTAAGAATCTTTAATGACGAAGAGGGTGTAATGAACAAAAGCCTACAGGATGTAGATGGGGATATGCTCATCGTTAGTCAGTTTACACTACATGCTAGCACCAAAAAAGGT
This window of the Porifericola rhodea genome carries:
- a CDS encoding metal-dependent hydrolase — protein: MDSLTQAVLGATVGELVLGKKVGNKAPLWGAIAGTIPDLDVLLNFFVRDVQSTLWHRTFSHSFIFLTLAAPLLGYLVYYLHRNSTSASPIDWFWLFFWGLITHPLLDSCTNYGTMLFYPFSDFRVAFRTIYIIDPLYTLPLLVATIAVLFMRRNSRTRKNTARLAIILSTAYLLLTSANKLYVNHVVKHSLEEQQISHEKFMSSPTFFNNLLWSVIVKSGSDYYVGYYSILDNKKQIDFNKISQQKGMLLPYLQKAKAEDRQLILELLEFTEYFYLLEPVGDKLNLYDLRFGKLSGWFDDAQNYIFTFSINSQEEELRIERVDAKLELQREDFLRLLKRTKGN
- a CDS encoding oxidoreductase, coding for METNKSALIVGATGLIGGQLLRILKHHPYYQKIYVLTRRTLDIKNERVDELVVDFDKLSIDELPQVDDIYCCLGTTMKKAGSKEAFRKVDYHYPLKIASLGIEKGAKQFMLVSSMGADKNSRFFYNQVKGEVEESLGSLDYQALHIFRPSILLGERNENRTGEQIGQVVMKTLSPLLLGGLKNYRPIKGKRVAQAMFIAAKQNLQSAHLFESEKIKVLAKSEL
- the dtd gene encoding D-aminoacyl-tRNA deacylase — protein: MIAVTQRVSEATVSIENQTKGEIKQGLMVLLGIEDADKDEDIEWLSRKLINLRIFNDEEGVMNKSLQDVDGDMLIVSQFTLHASTKKGNRPSYIKAAKPDVAVPLYEKFIQACEKQTGKKVATGEFGADMQVSLVNDGPVTILIDTKDKK